The sequence GTACTCGCGGGCCACGTCGGGCAGGCCGTCGGGGAGCGGGGCTCCGGCGGTGGAGACGTACCGCATGAGGGTGTTGAACGTGCCGACCTCGCCGCGTTCGAAGAGGGTGGCGACGGTGGCGTCGGCGAGTTCGTCGCCGCTCCGGCGGAGGGCGTCCAGCGATGCCTGGGTGTAGGTCATGGTGGTGCTTCCTTCTCTGCGTACGTCGGGGGGGCGGGGAGGCGTCAGGAACGGCGGACGGCCGCCGAGTGCGCCAGGGCGGTGAGCGCGGTGGCGGCGGGGCCGGGCAGATCCAGCTCGTCGAGTGCGCGCAGCGCCTCCTCGACCCGGGCGGTGATCATGGACTCGATGCGGTCGGGGGCCTTCAGGCGGAGCATCACTTCGCGTACGTCGTCGGCGGTGCCAGCTGCGTCGGCGGTGTCGGCCGTGCGGGTCTCCGCCCCGGCCGCGAGCAGGGTGCGGAGGCGGTCCCGGTCCTCCTCCCCGGCCAGCCGCCAGGTCTCCGCGAGCAGGGCCGTCGGCCGATGGCCGCGTACGTCGTCGGAGCCGTCCTTCCCCGTGAGCGCCGGGTCCCCGAACAGGCCCAGCAGGTCGTCCCGCAGCTGGAACGCCTCGCCCAGCGGCAGCCCGTACGCCGAGCAGCCCGCGCGCAGCGGCTCACCGGCCCCGCCCAGCAGCGCGCCGATCAACAGGGGCTGCTCCACGGTGTACTTGGCGGTCTTGTAGCGGACGACCTTGAGCGAGGTCGCCGTATCGGGGGCGGCGGCCCCGGTGTGCAGGATCTCCAGGCACTCGCCCGCCACCAACTCCCGTGCCAGGCGGGCCCAGAGCGGGCGGGCCCGGCCCAGATAGGCGGCGGGCAGGCCGCTGGTGACGAAGAGCTGCCCGGCCATCGACATCAGCAGGTCCCCGGCGAGCATCGCCAACGAGCGTGCGGCCAGGGCTGGTTCGGGGTGGTCCCGCACCGCCTTGCGCAGGGCCAGGTGGGCGGTGGGGCGCCCGTGCCGCAGCGGGCTGTCGTCGATCAGGTCGTCGTGGACCACGGCCGCCGCGTGCACCAGCTCCATCGAGGCCGCCGCCCGCACCAGGGCGTCGCTGTCGGGCTGCCCGGCCGCCCGCCAGCCCCAGTAGCAGAAGGCCGCCCGCAGCCGTTTGCCGTCCGCCACGGCCGTCTCCACCGCATCGGCCACCGGGCACAAGGAGGCGTCGACAGCGGTGAGTTGACCGGCCTCCCCGGCGGCGAAGCGGTGGAGCACCTCATCCACCCGGGCCTTGAACGCGCCCGGCTCCCACCCCTCAGACACGTTCGCCGTCGCGCTGGGCGATCACATGGCGGGCCAGCACTTCCAGGTGGGCCGGGGGTGCGGTCGCGTACCGGTCGAGGGCGAGGCGGCCGCGCGCGATCAGGTCCTGCTCGGCCTCGGCCGCCAGCTCGGCCGTGTCGGAGCGCCGCAGCAGCCCCCGTACGGAGGCGAAGGCGGCGCCCACCGTGGTCACCGCCAGGTCCGCGAGGCCCGCCGCCAGGAGCACCGCCTGTTCGCCCGGTCCGCCGATGCCCTCGCGGGTGTCCGTCGTCCGTTCCACGCCATCCCCCAGCCGCAGTGTGTCCGGAGCCGCAGGGGCCCGGTCGGCGCCGACCGTCCGTCCGCGCCACGCTGTCGAGTTTTGCCGGGGGGTGTGTGCCGGTGCCGGGGAAACTCACCAACGAGTGATCGGCGTCTTTCAAACCTGCGGCCCGGTCCTTCCGGCCTGCGACCCTCCGGCCGACCCGGGGCGCGTCCCGCATGCTGGACACGCCGAAATCTTTTACCTTCCGCTCCAGGCCCTGTTCACGGCATGATCCGGACCGACTCCCTCCGGAATCACGGCAGTTGAGGGGCCTGATGGCATCGTTGTCACGGGCGGGGGCGGGCCGCTCCGGGCCGGGCGGCATATTCACGGAGGCTGGTCTAGACCTTGACAGGTCCAGACCATCATCGCTTGAGTGTCGGCACCCCCACGGCGGCGCACGGCCGGACGTCGCGCCGCGTCTAAGGAGTGTGTCCACGTGATCAGACGTGTCCTCGGCCTGCTGGTCGCACTCGCCGCGGTCGTCGCGGCGCTCGTCGTCCTCCCCGCCGCCACCGCGCAGGCCGCCACCTGTGTCGCCGCCTGGAACTCCTCCGCCGTCTACACGGGCGGCCAGACCGCCTCGTACAACGGCCGCAACTACACCGCCAAGTGGTGGACCCAGAACGAGCGTCCCGGCTCCTCCGACGTCTGGGCCGACAACGGCGCCTGCGGCACCAGCGGCGGCGGTGACGGCGGCCAGAACAACGGCTTCGTCGTCAGCGAGGCCCAGTTCAACCAGATGTTCCCGAACCGGAACTCCTTCTACACCTACCAGGGACTCACCGACGCCCTGGGCGCGTACCCCGCCTTCGCCAACAGCGGCAGCGACGAGATCAAGAAGCGCGAGGCAGCGGCCTTCCTCGCCAACGTCAGCCACGAGACCGGCGGGCTGGTGTACATCAAGGAAGTCAACGAGGCCAACTACCCCCACTACTGCGACGCCAGCCAGCCCTACGGCTGCCCGGCCGGCCAGTCCGCGTACTACGGCAAGGGCCCCATCCAGCTCAGCTGGAACTTCAACTACAAGGCCGCCGGTGACGCGCTCGGCATCGACCTGCTGAACAACCCCTACCTGGTCGAGCAGAACGCCTCCATCGCCTGGAAGACCGGCCTCTGGTACTGGAACACCCAGACCGGCCCGGGCACCATCACGGGTCACAACGCCATCGTCAACGGCCCCGGCTTCGGTGAGACGATCCGCTCCATCAACGGCGCCATCGAGTGCAACGGCGGGAACCCGGCGCAGGTCCAGAGCCGGATCGACAAGTTCACGCAGTTCACGCAGATCCTCGGCACCACCACCGGCTCGAACCTGAGCTGCTGATCCCCACCGTGTGATCCCCACCCGTACGGGGGGTGCGTCCGGCCACGGCCGGGCGGACCCCCCCGTTTCGGCGTCCGGGCCCGGTTGGCAGGATCGGGGCGACGTACAGCACCACCCTGTGACGCGGACCACGGGAACCCGGTGGCCGCCGCGGAGAGGTACAGGGCGTGGAGCACAACGAACAGCCGGTCCGCCCGGCACACCCGCCCGACGACGGCCCGGACGACGACGGCCGCGACGACTCACGCGTACGGGAACGCATCCGCGCGGGCGACCGGGAGGCCTTCGGCGCCCTCTACGACCGGTACGCGAAGTCCGTGCACAGCCACGCCTGCCGCCTCACCGGCGACCTCTCCGCCGCCGAGGACGTGATGTCGGAGACCTTCCTCGCCGCCTGGCGCACCCGCGAGGAGATCGACCCCGAGGGCGGCTCCCTGCGGCCCTGGCTGCTCGGCATCGCCACCAACAAGGCGCGCAACCACCGGCGCGGGGTCGGCCGCCGCCTCGCGTTCCTGGCCCGGCAGCCCAAGCCCAAGGAGACCGAGGACTTCGCGGAGGCCTCCGCCGAGCGGCTGGACCACCAGCGGGAGCTGGCCGCCGTACGGGCGGTCCTGGACCGCCTGCGGCAGCCCGAGCGGGAGGTGCTGGCGCTCTGCGTCTGGGCCGGGCTGGACTACGCGCAGGCGGCGGACGCGCTGGGCGTCCCCGTCGGCACCGTACGGTCGCGGCTCTCCCGGGCCCGTACGCGGCTGCGCGGACTGGCGGGCGAACACCTGGAGCGGGAACGGAACGAGTCCGGGCGGGAACTTCGCCGGGGCCGCGGAGAGGTAGGAGGCAGGGCGGCATTCGTCGCCCTGCCAGGAGAGGGGGGATCGCGATGACCGCGACCACGGGTACCGGCGCCGGCCGGGACGACCGCGACGGCCGGGGCGGCCTGGACG is a genomic window of Streptomyces sp. SID8374 containing:
- a CDS encoding polyprenyl synthetase family protein, producing MSEGWEPGAFKARVDEVLHRFAAGEAGQLTAVDASLCPVADAVETAVADGKRLRAAFCYWGWRAAGQPDSDALVRAAASMELVHAAAVVHDDLIDDSPLRHGRPTAHLALRKAVRDHPEPALAARSLAMLAGDLLMSMAGQLFVTSGLPAAYLGRARPLWARLARELVAGECLEILHTGAAAPDTATSLKVVRYKTAKYTVEQPLLIGALLGGAGEPLRAGCSAYGLPLGEAFQLRDDLLGLFGDPALTGKDGSDDVRGHRPTALLAETWRLAGEEDRDRLRTLLAAGAETRTADTADAAGTADDVREVMLRLKAPDRIESMITARVEEALRALDELDLPGPAATALTALAHSAAVRRS
- a CDS encoding glycoside hydrolase family 19 protein; this translates as MIRRVLGLLVALAAVVAALVVLPAATAQAATCVAAWNSSAVYTGGQTASYNGRNYTAKWWTQNERPGSSDVWADNGACGTSGGGDGGQNNGFVVSEAQFNQMFPNRNSFYTYQGLTDALGAYPAFANSGSDEIKKREAAAFLANVSHETGGLVYIKEVNEANYPHYCDASQPYGCPAGQSAYYGKGPIQLSWNFNYKAAGDALGIDLLNNPYLVEQNASIAWKTGLWYWNTQTGPGTITGHNAIVNGPGFGETIRSINGAIECNGGNPAQVQSRIDKFTQFTQILGTTTGSNLSC
- a CDS encoding RNA polymerase sigma factor, with the protein product MRAGDREAFGALYDRYAKSVHSHACRLTGDLSAAEDVMSETFLAAWRTREEIDPEGGSLRPWLLGIATNKARNHRRGVGRRLAFLARQPKPKETEDFAEASAERLDHQRELAAVRAVLDRLRQPEREVLALCVWAGLDYAQAADALGVPVGTVRSRLSRARTRLRGLAGEHLERERNESGRELRRGRGEVGGRAAFVALPGEGGSR